Proteins encoded within one genomic window of uncultured Draconibacterium sp.:
- a CDS encoding MBOAT family O-acyltransferase, with translation MDLLQQIELKELLRNIFLYDKTAPLIFTRFFFWAFFAFVLAGYSLVYKNKNRSVRAGYLFLVSLFFYYKSSGFFFFILLFSTLTDFFIGKGIYKSKSELMRKLLIAVSVVINLTLLAYFKYAYFFVDSINLMLGTDLNVINHLALWANEATGTHFEVNQILLPVGISFFTFQTISYSVDVYRGETKPVNNLIDFGFYVSFFPQLVAGPIVRASGFVKQIYEDYRLSKEEFGWAIFIILKGLIKKIFIGDYIAVNFVDRVFSDPITHTGFENLMALFGYSLQVYVDFSGYTDIAIGVALLMGYRLPQNFNSPYKAKSVAEFWKRWHMSLSSWLKDYLYIPIGGNREGSVFSYISLGVILAIVVLLAGKLILVPIFAALVLLFGLLAHFFPNVKRHINTNINLMLTMLLGGLWHGASWQFIIWGGLNGVGLVIYKFWRKISPWEKRSNWLVNIWKIGITFTFITFTRVFFRSESMDVVRGMLHQIGTDLNLAMIPEVLVAYKWVFLMMLFGFVTHWLSYDLKDRAKNWFIASPMWVKAGISAVVVIIVYQSISADMQPFIYFQF, from the coding sequence TTGGATTTACTACAACAAATAGAATTGAAAGAACTGCTACGGAATATTTTTCTGTACGACAAAACGGCTCCGCTGATTTTTACACGTTTTTTTTTCTGGGCATTTTTTGCTTTTGTACTGGCTGGTTATTCATTGGTTTACAAAAACAAAAACCGAAGTGTACGTGCGGGATATCTGTTTCTTGTAAGTTTATTTTTCTACTACAAATCCAGCGGATTCTTTTTCTTCATTTTATTATTCAGCACGCTCACCGACTTTTTTATTGGTAAGGGAATTTACAAATCGAAGAGTGAGTTGATGCGGAAACTGCTGATTGCGGTAAGTGTGGTTATTAACCTCACTTTACTGGCCTATTTTAAATATGCTTACTTCTTTGTCGACAGTATAAATTTAATGCTGGGCACCGATCTGAATGTAATCAATCATCTGGCACTGTGGGCCAACGAAGCAACCGGAACTCATTTCGAAGTGAACCAAATTTTACTACCGGTGGGTATATCGTTCTTTACCTTTCAAACCATAAGTTATTCGGTTGATGTGTACCGTGGCGAAACCAAACCCGTGAATAACCTAATCGATTTTGGTTTTTATGTGTCGTTTTTCCCTCAGCTGGTTGCCGGACCAATTGTTCGTGCATCGGGATTTGTAAAGCAGATTTATGAAGATTACCGTCTTTCGAAAGAAGAATTTGGCTGGGCCATATTTATCATTCTGAAGGGATTGATCAAAAAGATATTTATTGGCGATTATATAGCTGTAAACTTTGTCGACCGTGTTTTCTCAGACCCGATTACCCACACCGGGTTCGAAAATCTGATGGCACTGTTTGGGTACTCGCTGCAGGTTTATGTCGATTTTTCGGGATATACGGATATTGCCATTGGTGTTGCCCTGTTAATGGGCTATCGTTTGCCACAGAACTTTAATTCGCCCTATAAGGCAAAAAGTGTTGCCGAGTTCTGGAAACGCTGGCACATGTCGCTTTCGTCGTGGCTAAAAGATTATTTGTACATCCCCATTGGCGGAAACCGTGAAGGCTCGGTGTTTAGTTATATCAGTCTTGGAGTGATTCTGGCAATCGTTGTTCTTTTGGCAGGAAAATTGATCCTGGTTCCAATATTTGCAGCACTTGTACTGCTATTTGGTTTGCTGGCCCATTTCTTCCCTAATGTAAAGCGACATATTAATACTAATATCAACCTGATGCTGACCATGTTGCTCGGTGGACTTTGGCATGGTGCCTCATGGCAATTTATAATTTGGGGAGGCTTGAATGGTGTTGGCCTGGTAATCTATAAATTCTGGCGAAAAATTAGCCCGTGGGAGAAGCGCAGTAACTGGCTGGTAAATATCTGGAAGATTGGGATAACATTTACTTTTATCACCTTTACACGTGTATTTTTCCGCTCCGAATCGATGGATGTCGTGCGCGGAATGCTGCACCAAATTGGAACAGATCTTAATCTGGCGATGATCCCGGAGGTGCTCGTAGCGTACAAATGGGTATTCTTAATGATGCTGTTTGGTTTTGTTACGCATTGGCTGAGCTATGATTTGAAAGACCGTGCAAAGAACTGGTTTATCGCTTCGCCAATGTGGGTAAAAGCAGGAATCTCTGCTGTTGTGGTTATAATCGTTTATCAGTCGATATCGGCCGATATGCAACCGTTTATTTACTTCCAGTTTTAG
- a CDS encoding ROK family transcriptional regulator yields MILLENIKGQKLTGNALKNYRRKKKILSLLYQNDTLSATFLSKQIGVSLPTAISLLKDLGERELVEVRGSGESKGGRRPTLFGLKRDSIFVISCELGRFKGKIGVYNSHNELVAPITVVETSIDDDDLVDKLYAEARHILEVNNIDYSRVFAVGTAMPGLVDSINGVNYTIKKEAYRNVADRLSMKFGKMVYINNDARMEAYGEFIFGAAKDHNDAVIINWNWGLGIGLILGGKLYNGATGFAGELSHTKFEEDGDLCICGKRGCLETVVSASVLIQRAKDAISAGKISQLTNRFQYKIEELQPEDVIEAAKLGDELAITLLSEIGQALGKALSNTIQLLNPDIIVIGGIVSRANQYILTPIQQAINQHCLEQISGNIEIVISENWEQSGLLGMTAKLFQKLFSDMYK; encoded by the coding sequence ATGATCCTTCTTGAAAATATAAAAGGTCAGAAGCTTACCGGTAATGCCTTAAAAAATTATCGCCGAAAAAAGAAGATTCTAAGTCTTTTATATCAAAACGACACACTTTCAGCAACATTTCTTTCCAAACAAATTGGTGTGAGTTTACCTACTGCAATTTCATTATTAAAAGATCTTGGAGAGAGGGAGCTGGTTGAAGTTAGAGGAAGTGGTGAGTCGAAAGGTGGACGGCGCCCTACTTTATTTGGATTAAAGCGTGACAGCATTTTTGTTATTTCATGCGAGTTAGGGCGTTTTAAAGGAAAGATAGGCGTTTATAATTCGCATAACGAGTTGGTTGCGCCCATTACCGTTGTTGAAACATCGATTGACGATGATGATCTGGTGGATAAACTGTATGCCGAAGCACGCCATATTCTGGAGGTTAATAACATCGATTACAGCCGCGTATTTGCTGTTGGAACGGCAATGCCCGGTTTGGTTGATTCGATAAATGGAGTAAACTACACCATTAAAAAAGAAGCGTACCGAAATGTTGCCGATCGTTTAAGCATGAAATTCGGCAAGATGGTTTACATAAACAACGATGCGCGAATGGAAGCTTACGGCGAGTTTATTTTTGGCGCCGCAAAAGACCATAACGATGCCGTTATTATAAACTGGAACTGGGGGTTGGGTATCGGGCTTATTCTTGGTGGAAAATTGTATAACGGTGCCACCGGTTTTGCCGGAGAATTGTCGCACACCAAGTTTGAAGAAGACGGTGATTTGTGTATTTGCGGTAAACGAGGTTGTTTAGAGACTGTGGTTTCGGCAAGTGTGCTGATTCAGCGTGCTAAAGATGCCATTTCAGCAGGGAAAATATCGCAGCTTACCAACCGTTTTCAATATAAAATAGAAGAACTACAACCCGAAGATGTTATCGAGGCAGCAAAACTCGGCGACGAACTGGCCATAACACTTTTAAGCGAAATCGGTCAGGCTTTGGGTAAAGCACTATCAAATACCATTCAGTTATTAAATCCTGATATAATTGTTATAGGAGGAATTGTATCGCGCGCCAACCAATACATTCTTACACCTATTCAGCAAGCAATTAATCAGCACTGTTTGGAGCAAATATCCGGCAATATTGAAATTGTCATTTCCGAAAACTGGGAACAATCAGGTTTATTGGGAATGACAGCAAAACTGTTTCAAAAACTATTCAGTGATATGTATAAATAA
- a CDS encoding SusC/RagA family TonB-linked outer membrane protein: MRKIFLILGMCFALLGSAYAQQTVTGTVTGDDGLGIPGVSVVESGTSNGTITDIDGVYTISVADDATILFSFVGMKNVSEEVNGRSTIDVTMQENQIGLEEVVVTALGISKEKKSLGYAVTEVGGDDISVVKDHNPANSLVGKVAGVVVTQGSGSPGSGSRVIIRGNNSITGNNQPLIVVDGVPIDATGSNSGGSVYNSTVTGGGITDINPDDIESISVLKGPNAAALYGSRAGNGVLLITTKKGTKGKGLGISVNSNITFDNPMLLPDYQNEYGQGSQGNVPGNVEDLKNSTGSWGQRLDGSSQMYYTGEERPYVAYPNNVEDFFRTGAKYINSVAIAGAGENHSIRFSYTNNQTESMIPNSDLRSHNFNLRGVVDLNDKLTLDAKATYFWQEIENAANQGSEGILASVYDMPRSVDIEDLKTYQNPEESLNSISYGVLGANPYWMVYHDVKMNRRERVLGFGKLTYEFTPWLSAFARVGTDVTQIKSETIYQPGHHYYTTGQLTFSNTRVSETNADFLLMFNKDLTDDLNLAVNAGGNHSYRTYEYQSIFGENFKIPTRATVANSITQRPTYTPLTEHTVNSLYFQASLSYRDFAYLDVTGRNDWSSTLPQDNRSYFYPSITGSLLLNDFIDPDAEVFNLLKVRSSWANVGNDTSPYQLYPYYNLASDGYLGLTQLSRPSTKPNEELLPENIASFEVGMEASMLNNRMFFDFSWYSIKTTDQIFNVPVPSSTGYSYFLENIGETTNKGVELLVGGIPVKTDNFSWETSFNFAKNNNKLVELTEDLDSYVFNSSNTGNVRLQATVGGGYGDLYGTTWRTNDAGQIVVDANGRPQASTDLVYLGNSQPDWNAGFTNTFTYKNLSLRVLVDARIGGKLYSETNAALVSSGVVEETLEYREEGVLVEGVILDGYDEDENPIYVPNTTTISAQDYWSSVAGIASEYMFDQTNVRLRELVLSYNVPQSLIRDTFIQGATIGLVGRNLFFIYKDIDHVDPESSLGTGNNGQGILSYNLPTARSIGFNVNIKF, translated from the coding sequence ATGCGAAAGATTTTTTTGATTTTAGGAATGTGCTTTGCATTACTAGGTAGTGCTTACGCGCAACAAACGGTGACGGGAACAGTTACCGGCGATGACGGTCTCGGGATTCCCGGAGTCTCAGTAGTTGAATCGGGAACATCGAATGGAACCATCACCGATATCGACGGTGTTTATACCATTTCTGTTGCCGACGATGCAACAATCTTATTTTCTTTTGTGGGAATGAAAAACGTTAGCGAAGAGGTTAACGGACGCTCAACAATTGATGTAACAATGCAAGAGAACCAAATTGGTTTGGAAGAAGTTGTTGTTACAGCTTTAGGTATTTCGAAAGAAAAGAAATCGTTGGGTTATGCGGTGACCGAAGTTGGTGGCGACGACATTTCTGTTGTTAAAGACCATAACCCGGCAAACTCGTTGGTAGGTAAGGTAGCCGGTGTAGTTGTAACTCAGGGATCAGGTAGCCCGGGTAGCGGCTCGCGTGTAATCATCAGGGGTAACAACTCGATTACCGGTAACAACCAGCCATTAATTGTGGTTGATGGTGTACCAATCGATGCTACCGGCTCAAACAGTGGTGGTAGTGTTTATAACAGTACTGTAACAGGTGGTGGTATTACCGATATCAACCCTGACGATATTGAGTCAATCTCAGTACTGAAAGGACCAAACGCGGCAGCCTTGTATGGTTCGCGTGCAGGTAACGGTGTACTTTTAATTACCACTAAAAAAGGTACAAAAGGTAAAGGTTTGGGAATCTCTGTAAACTCGAACATTACTTTTGATAACCCAATGTTGTTGCCCGACTATCAGAACGAGTACGGTCAGGGTAGCCAGGGTAACGTGCCTGGTAATGTTGAAGATCTGAAAAACTCAACAGGTTCGTGGGGACAACGTCTTGATGGCAGCAGCCAAATGTATTACACCGGAGAAGAAAGACCATATGTAGCTTATCCTAATAACGTAGAGGATTTCTTCCGTACAGGTGCGAAATATATTAATTCTGTTGCAATTGCCGGTGCAGGCGAAAATCACTCTATTCGTTTTTCGTACACTAATAACCAAACGGAGTCGATGATCCCGAATTCAGATTTAAGAAGCCATAACTTTAACCTGCGTGGTGTGGTTGATTTGAACGATAAATTAACACTGGATGCTAAGGCAACTTATTTCTGGCAGGAAATTGAAAATGCTGCTAATCAGGGATCGGAAGGTATTTTGGCTTCTGTTTACGATATGCCACGAAGTGTTGATATCGAAGACCTTAAAACATATCAGAATCCTGAAGAGTCGCTGAATTCTATTTCTTACGGAGTGTTGGGAGCCAACCCATACTGGATGGTGTATCATGATGTAAAAATGAATCGCAGAGAGCGTGTTCTTGGTTTTGGAAAATTAACTTACGAGTTTACTCCGTGGTTATCGGCTTTTGCTCGTGTGGGTACCGATGTAACTCAGATTAAATCGGAAACAATTTACCAGCCGGGTCACCACTATTATACAACCGGGCAGTTAACATTTAGTAATACCCGTGTATCGGAAACCAATGCCGATTTCCTGCTAATGTTTAACAAAGATCTTACAGATGATTTAAATTTGGCTGTTAATGCCGGTGGAAACCACTCGTACCGTACGTATGAATACCAAAGCATTTTTGGTGAGAACTTTAAAATTCCAACGCGTGCAACTGTTGCCAACTCGATAACACAACGACCAACTTATACGCCGCTAACGGAACATACTGTTAATTCATTGTATTTTCAGGCATCGTTATCGTACCGCGATTTTGCTTACCTGGATGTTACTGGCCGTAACGACTGGTCGTCGACATTACCACAAGACAACCGCTCGTATTTTTATCCATCGATAACAGGTTCGTTATTGTTGAACGATTTTATCGATCCGGATGCAGAAGTATTTAACTTATTGAAAGTTCGTTCGAGCTGGGCCAATGTTGGTAACGACACCAGCCCTTATCAGTTGTATCCATACTACAACCTGGCCAGCGATGGTTATTTGGGATTAACACAGTTATCTCGTCCATCTACAAAACCAAACGAGGAGTTATTGCCCGAAAATATTGCTTCGTTTGAAGTTGGGATGGAAGCTAGTATGTTGAATAATCGTATGTTCTTCGATTTCTCTTGGTATAGCATTAAAACTACCGACCAGATTTTCAATGTACCGGTTCCTTCATCAACAGGATATTCTTATTTCTTGGAGAACATTGGTGAAACAACTAACAAAGGTGTTGAATTATTGGTAGGAGGTATTCCTGTTAAAACAGATAACTTTAGCTGGGAAACAAGTTTCAACTTTGCTAAAAACAACAACAAACTGGTAGAGTTAACTGAAGATCTAGACAGTTACGTATTTAATTCAAGTAACACGGGTAACGTGCGTTTACAAGCTACAGTAGGTGGAGGATATGGCGATTTATACGGTACAACTTGGAGAACCAACGATGCTGGCCAAATTGTAGTAGATGCCAATGGCCGTCCGCAGGCTTCAACCGATTTGGTTTATCTGGGTAATTCGCAACCCGATTGGAATGCTGGTTTTACAAACACCTTTACTTATAAGAACTTGTCGTTGCGCGTATTGGTTGACGCACGTATTGGTGGAAAACTGTATTCTGAAACCAACGCTGCACTGGTAAGCAGTGGTGTTGTGGAAGAAACACTTGAGTATCGTGAAGAAGGTGTACTTGTTGAAGGTGTAATTCTTGATGGTTACGACGAAGACGAAAATCCAATTTATGTGCCCAATACCACTACTATCAGTGCACAGGATTACTGGTCATCGGTTGCAGGAATAGCTTCAGAGTATATGTTCGATCAGACAAACGTTCGTTTGCGCGAATTGGTATTGTCGTACAATGTTCCACAATCGTTAATCAGAGATACCTTTATTCAAGGTGCTACAATTGGTTTGGTAGGACGTAACTTGTTCTTTATTTATAAAGACATTGATCACGTTGATCCGGAATCAAGCCTGGGAACAGGTAACAACGGACAGGGTATTTTGTCGTACAACTTACCTACTGCAAGAAGTATCGGATTTAACGTAAACATTAAATTTTAA
- a CDS encoding SusD/RagB family nutrient-binding outer membrane lipoprotein produces MFIAVFLLSNCTDDFNEINTKPDSFTVDEVSAKYFLTTPQYKLYAPDRYPYWRAHLIHADRYSGQVCFGHSSSWWSGELGYKYNSGYTDAVWDWLSPYIGDLDNFMRLTEAGGEFENDKMYAIGQIIKGLYFQMFTDVFGMVPYTEASNPDIVLPKFDEQSVIYQGIIADLDAAMATIGDATATGVAVDDVADNDVYCGGDLQQWKRLANTLKLRIGMRAYSAAGAGFAESAIASALNADLLNGDADNILMEKDEEISQWTSACYGDVWYGFGAGSDWTVSKTMVDLLRDNNDPRLAAYAQPAVGGTQTLEKPTEGAEVENFDMRVEFILGILDEAGVDYTTTTLEDGSVEVTMPENMYYVGQPERLNSRMMSFARYNFFSKPAEVIINSKNNGAIRPELIMSSAESAFLQAEAAVWGLGAGNAQDLYQEGIRQAMKLWEISDADIDTYLANEEMAILTGTNDEKLEKIATQRWIAAYTDGFEAWSIVRDMGYPANLAAGVEDGTIYGLGDINGNYPQRLRYGNSVINTNGANYSTAVAAQGPDVQDTKLWWAKQ; encoded by the coding sequence ATGTTTATAGCGGTATTTTTGCTGAGCAATTGTACCGATGATTTCAATGAAATCAATACAAAACCGGATTCATTTACGGTTGATGAGGTGAGTGCGAAATACTTTTTAACTACTCCTCAGTATAAATTGTATGCACCCGATCGATATCCATACTGGCGTGCACATCTAATCCATGCCGACCGTTATTCAGGTCAGGTTTGTTTCGGGCACAGCAGCAGCTGGTGGTCGGGCGAACTGGGTTATAAATACAATAGTGGGTACACCGATGCAGTTTGGGATTGGTTATCGCCTTATATTGGAGACCTCGATAACTTTATGCGTTTAACCGAAGCTGGCGGCGAATTCGAAAATGATAAAATGTATGCTATCGGTCAGATCATTAAAGGTTTATATTTCCAGATGTTTACTGATGTATTCGGAATGGTACCATACACCGAAGCTTCGAACCCGGATATTGTGCTTCCGAAGTTTGATGAACAAAGCGTAATTTACCAGGGAATTATTGCCGATTTAGATGCAGCTATGGCAACTATTGGCGATGCTACAGCTACCGGTGTTGCAGTTGACGATGTTGCCGATAACGATGTATATTGTGGTGGCGACCTGCAACAGTGGAAACGTTTGGCAAATACCTTAAAACTTCGTATTGGTATGCGTGCTTATAGTGCTGCAGGTGCCGGTTTTGCAGAAAGTGCAATTGCTTCAGCATTAAACGCCGATTTGCTTAACGGTGATGCTGATAACATATTAATGGAAAAAGACGAAGAGATTTCGCAATGGACCAGCGCTTGTTATGGTGATGTTTGGTATGGCTTTGGTGCCGGTTCTGACTGGACAGTAAGTAAAACCATGGTTGATTTGTTACGTGATAACAACGACCCTCGTTTAGCGGCTTATGCACAACCTGCTGTTGGCGGAACTCAAACACTTGAGAAACCAACAGAAGGAGCTGAAGTTGAGAATTTCGATATGCGTGTTGAATTTATTCTGGGTATTCTTGACGAGGCCGGTGTTGATTACACAACAACTACTCTTGAAGACGGTAGCGTTGAAGTTACCATGCCTGAAAATATGTATTATGTGGGGCAACCAGAACGCCTGAATAGCAGAATGATGTCGTTTGCCCGTTACAACTTCTTCTCGAAACCTGCAGAAGTAATAATCAATAGCAAAAATAACGGAGCTATTCGCCCTGAGTTGATTATGTCATCAGCTGAGTCTGCATTCCTTCAAGCAGAAGCTGCCGTTTGGGGATTAGGTGCAGGAAATGCTCAGGATTTATACCAGGAAGGTATTCGTCAGGCTATGAAATTGTGGGAGATTAGCGACGCCGATATTGATACGTATTTAGCTAACGAAGAGATGGCAATATTGACCGGAACCAACGATGAAAAACTGGAGAAAATTGCAACTCAACGTTGGATTGCTGCTTATACCGATGGTTTTGAAGCGTGGTCGATCGTTCGCGATATGGGATACCCAGCCAATTTGGCGGCCGGTGTTGAAGACGGAACTATTTATGGACTTGGTGATATTAACGGAAATTACCCACAGCGTTTACGTTATGGTAACAGTGTAATTAATACTAATGGTGCTAATTATAGTACTGCAGTTGCTGCTCAGGGACCTGATGTACAAGACACAAAATTATGGTGGGCAAAACAGTAA
- a CDS encoding IS5 family transposase has protein sequence MCPYLKFGNSKNNAKVRDYQVLEAILYRLKTGCQWRQLPMKQFFRCKYNWQSVYFHYQKWCKDGSWDEMWQNILNKYKHLLDLSSIQLDGTHTPTKRGGEAVAYQGRKKAKTSNMLILTDSQGIPLTCSDPIDGNHNDAYNLVPTAKKMIAVLENSGIHTDGLFLNADSGFDTGEFRRYCSETKIIGNIDQNKRNGINREYLFDDLLYKCRFVVERTNAWLDAFKAILVRFETNAIHWKALNLIAFTVILLRKL, from the coding sequence ATTTGTCCCTACTTAAAATTTGGGAATTCAAAGAATAATGCAAAAGTAAGAGATTATCAGGTGCTTGAAGCAATACTATATCGATTAAAAACAGGGTGTCAATGGAGGCAATTACCTATGAAACAATTCTTCCGTTGCAAATACAACTGGCAAAGTGTGTATTTCCACTATCAAAAATGGTGCAAGGACGGAAGCTGGGATGAGATGTGGCAAAACATCCTGAACAAATACAAACACTTGCTGGACTTGTCAAGTATCCAGCTCGATGGTACACATACTCCAACTAAACGTGGAGGAGAAGCAGTTGCCTATCAGGGGAGGAAAAAAGCAAAAACAAGTAATATGCTGATTTTAACGGACAGCCAAGGCATCCCTCTAACTTGTAGCGACCCTATTGACGGGAACCACAATGATGCATACAACCTGGTTCCAACGGCAAAGAAAATGATTGCCGTTCTGGAAAACTCAGGGATACACACCGATGGATTGTTCTTAAATGCTGACTCTGGCTTCGATACAGGAGAGTTCCGCCGTTATTGTTCGGAAACAAAAATTATTGGCAATATTGATCAAAACAAACGCAATGGGATAAATCGTGAATACTTATTCGACGACTTACTGTATAAATGCAGATTTGTTGTGGAACGCACTAACGCATGGCTTGATGCATTTAAAGCAATCTTAGTACGGTTTGAAACAAATGCTATACATTGGAAAGCACTGAATTTAATAGCATTTACCGTGATTTTACTGCGGAAACTTTAA